The Vespa velutina chromosome 4, iVesVel2.1, whole genome shotgun sequence genome has a window encoding:
- the LOC124948795 gene encoding 60S ribosomal protein L27a has translation MSTHKKKTRKLRGHVSHGHGRIGKHRKHPGGRGNAGGLHHHRINFDKYHPGYFGKLGMRNYHLRRNTKWCPTLNLDKLWTLIPEHRRLQYKQTQDKAPVIDLVKAGYYKLLGKGRLPKQPVIVKAKFFSKLAEDKIKAVGGACILSA, from the exons ATG tcaaCACATAAGAAAAAGACGAGGAAGCTGCGTGGTCATGTCAGTCATGGACATGGACGGATAG GCAAACATAGAAAACATCCTGGTGGTCGTGGTAACGCTGGTGGTCTACACCATCATCGTATTAACTTTGACAAATATCATCCAGGTTATTTTGGAAAG CTTGGTATGAGAAACTATCATTTACGACGTAACACTAAATGGTGTCCAACACTGAATTTAGACAAATTGTGGACATTAATACCTGAACATAGAAGATTGCAATATAAGCAGACGCAAGACAAGGCACCTGTTATCGATTTGGTTAAAGCG ggATATTACAAACTCTTGGGAAAAGGTCGTCTGCCTAAACAACCTGTTATCGTAAAGGCTAAATTCTTCAGTAAATTGGCAGAAGATAAGATCAAGGCAGTCGGTGGTGCATGCATTCTTTCCGCTTAa
- the LOC124948791 gene encoding F-box/LRR-repeat protein 14-like, with translation MEESQLLMTELPALTPSRGTTLLHRPGHFYHLHQPHLAIPSAQSQTSQAILHNSSSAPHYNSGATSLPAYVQGISSRQLPHVPRNVASASTHISSLYPEILALIFSYLDVRDKGRAAQVCTAWRDAAYYRSVWRGVEARLHLRKQAPALFASLVRRGVKKVQVLSLRRGLSDVLKGVPNLEALNLSGCYNITDSGLTNAFCQEYPALTELNLSLCKQVTDASLGRIAQYLKNLEHLELGGCCNITNTGLLLIAWGLKRLRRLDLRSCWHVSDQGIAHLAGLNRETADGNLALEHLSLQDCQRLSDEALRHVSIGLTTLKSINLSFCVCITDSGVKHLARMSSLRELNLRSCDNISDIGMAYLAEGGSRISSLDVSFCDKIGDQALVHISQGLFNLKSLSLSACQISDEGICKIAKTLHDLETLNIGQCSRLTDKGLHTIAESMKHLKCIDLYGCTRITTNGLERIMKLPQLSTLNLGLWHVR, from the coding sequence ATGGAGGAAAGTCAGCTGTTGATGACGGAACTTCCGGCATTAACGCCGAGCCGCGGCACGACGCTGTTGCATCGTCCCGGTCACTTTTATCATTTGCATCAGCCGCACTTGGCGATACCGAGCGCTCAGAGCCAAACGAGCCAGGCGATACTCCATAACTCGTCGAGCGCGCCGCATTACAATAGCGGGGCGACCAGTTTGCCGGCGTACGTTCAAGGTATATCCTCGAGACAGCTGCCTCACGTACCGCGTAACGTCGCCTCGGCCAGCACGCATATATCCTCCCTCTATCCGGAGATATTGGCGTTGATCTTTAGTTACTTGGATGTTAGGGACAAGGGTAGGGCGGCACAGGTGTGCACCGCATGGAGAGACGCCGCTTATTACCGATCGGTCTGGCGAGGGGTCGAGGCTAGGTTACACCTGAGGAAACAGGCACCGGCGTTGTTCGCCAGCCTTGTAAGGAGAGGAGTTAAAAAGGTACAAGTGTTGTCCTTGAGGAGAGGCCTCAGCGACGTATTGAAGGGCGTACCAAATCTCGAGGCGCTCAATCTATCCGGTTGTTACAACATCACCGATTCCGGCCTGACCAATGCCTTCTGCCAAGAATATCCGGCATTGACCGAACTCAATCTTTCCCTCTGCAAGCAGGTGACCGACGCGTCCCTCGGCAGGATAGCCCAATACCTTAAGAATCTCGAACACTTGGAGCTCGGCGGTTGTTGCAACATAACCAATACCGGTCTGCTCCTGATCGCGTGGGGTCTTAAGAGATTGAGAAGGCTAGATTTGCGAAGCTGCTGGCACGTGTCCGATCAAGGTATCGCCCATTTGGCCGGACTCAATAGGGAAACGGCCGACGGGAATCTCGCGTTGGAACACCTAAGTCTCCAGGATTGTCAGAGGCTCAGCGACGAGGCGCTCAGGCACGTATCGATCGGCTTGACCACCCTCAAGTCGATAAATCTCTCCTTTTGCGTCTGCATCACCGATTCCGGGGTGAAGCATCTAGCGAGAATGTCGAGCCTACGTGAACTCAATCTTAGATCCTGCGACAACATCTCGGACATCGGTATGGCCTATCTCGCCGAAGGTGGAAGTAGGATATCGTCCTTGGACGTATCGTTTTGCGACAAAATCGGCGATCAAGCACTCGTACATATTTCCCAGGGTCTCTTCAATCTAAAATCCCTATCGTTATCCGCTTGTCAGATTAGCGACGAGGGTATATGCAAGATCGCGAAGACTCTACACGACCTAGAGACTTTGAATATCGGTCAGTGTAGTAGGTTGACGGACAAGGGACTTCATACCATCGCCGAGAGCATGAAGCACCTTAAGTGCATCGATCTCTACGGATGCACGAGGATAACGACCAATGGCCTGGAGAGGATTATGAAACTACCGCAGCTGAGTACCTTGAATCTTGGTCTCTGGCACGTGCGGTGA